TATATGAAATTGGCCAAGGTGTCAGTCGGCTTGTTGATAAACTTCAATGTCGAGCTTTTGAAGCAAGGGAGCAGAAGATTCGTTTTGTAAAATCTTCGTGCACTTGGTGGTTTTTACAGCTTGCCAACCCAAGCGTTAACCAAATGCAGCCCCCTCTCCATTCCCATCCGCCGCTGCACTGGTTACGCTTGTCGTTATTGCTTTGATAACCAGCTCGACGCCTGTTCCGGGATTGTTTTTTAGAGGTCATAACCTCTAATAAAATAATCATCATAACAATTGGAATCAATAAAATATTTGCTCTTGGTAAAAGGATCCAATATATTCTCACAAAAGACGCTTGCTGGATCCGTGCGGGACGGTCTGAATTTTAAGCGATAAAAAAATAACGGATAAACATTGAAACAAAAAATGCCGCTGTGGAAAAAGTTAACCGGTATGTTTCAGGAGAATCAAGTTAAAATGAAAAATCTCATTCCCATCATCTCTCTCCTCATGCACTTTTCTTGCCTTTGCGGCGGTCTGGCCGGCCAGGATGGAGATCACAGACCTACCGGCCAAAATCCCGCACCCTTTGCCAGTCAGGACCTGTTTGTCGGCGGCGAAAATCAGGTGCACACCTATCGGATTCCAGCCCTGATTACGACCCGCCGCGGCGCTGTTATTGCGCTCTGCGACGCCAGAGTCGACAAAGGCAACGACGCGCCCAATAATATCGATCTGGTGATGAGGACCAGCTATGACAGCGGTCGAACCTGGTCGAAAGCAAAAGTGATCGCCGATTTTCCCGGCGATGAATGCGCCGGCGATGCCAGCATGGTGGTCGATGAGCAAACCGGAACGATCTGGCTCGCCTATGATTACGCGGTTCCCGATCCGCAGGGATATTTCGGCAGAATTCTGCGAATTCATCTGATCAAAAGCGAGGATGAGGGCAATAACTGGTCGCCGCCGGTCGATATGAGCTATCTGACCAAGGGAATGGACTTTTGGCTGCAGAATGGTCCTGGGCGGGGATTGTTTGCGAATGGCACCATTATCTTTCCGATGTATGCGTGCTCCAAGGGAAAAGGAACGCAAGCCAGATTGGTGTACAGCCGCGATCACGGCAAGACCTGGCTTCTGAGCAATGGCGTTGGGGATTCGGACGTTGAACCGCAGATCGTGGTCCTCTCCAAAGGGAGAATCATGGCGAATACGAGAAGGCCGGGCGGATACCGGCAAGTTGCGATCACAGCGGATCTCGGAAACACCTGGCTGGAAGCCTATACCGATAGCACGTTGATCGATCCGGGATGTCAGGCGAGCATCATCAATTACCATTTCGGCGATAAATCCCTTCTTGTCTTCTCAAACGCTGCGGACCGGGAAAAGAGACAAAATATGGTGGTTCGAACCAGTCGCGACGAAGGAAAGAGCTGGCCGCAGCAGATCTCCATCTACGCTGGCCGAGTGGCCTATTCCTGCTTAACCCAATTGCCCAACGGCAACCTGGGATTGCTGTATGAGGCGGACCATTATAAAAGAATCGTTTTTGTAGAAATACCGCACGAGGCGCTGTGAAGAAGACCTGCGGCAAAGTATAGAGCTTCAAGCCTCCTCTGGTTTAGCCACCGCAAAAAGATTTTTCTTTTAACAAGTTCAAAACAGGCATAAACATTTCGTTCGGCAAATTTTTTCACCACCCGGCTTTTCCGATGATAGACCCATTCGAAAGAGCGGCTTCAATGGCACAACCGGGTTGAAGAAAGCGCAAGCGCGCTCGGGCGGCACGCGGGCCTACAGCGGTTATCACAACAGGCTGAAATGCGGTGCTGATGCCTATACGTTACAATCTGAATCTCCAACTCTTAGCAAAGGGTCAAGATCCGCTACAGGCCACCGCTGCCAGAACCATGCCAGCCCAGTTGACAAACCATACTGCTTTCAGCCATAATCTTGTTGTATATTCAGATCATGATCGCTGCGTTGATGGTTAAATGTGCAATTCAAAGGTGGCGATTTCCCACGGCCGGTAACGATGGGTCCAACCATGGCCATGGCGCTCGAGGTCATCCTGCATCACGTTGGCAAGCAAATCCACTCGTGTGACGGTTTTCAGCTTTTGACTCATTTCGAATTGAGCGGTTACAGCCTGACTCGAGACGTTGCAGGTCCGCACCAGGACACCTGAGGAATGGGATGACGGCATAAGATGAAAAAGAACGATCTCTTTTTGCTCGCAGAAAAGTCCTAAATCCATCCGTGAGGGTGAGTCCGCGGGCAGAGGAATAAACTGGCGATGAAAACTCTCGGCCAGCCGTATCGAATCGGCCGGGGTGATTTTTTCAGCGGAATAAAAGCGAAAGCCCCATTGGGTCACACCGTTAAAAGCGAAATCCAGCACTTTACAGTCGAACAATCCCCTCTCCCGTTGGTCCAGATTGCGGAACAACGTGTTCTGCGAGGTGCACCAGAGGATATCGCGATCAGGCATTTCAAAGCGGATATAGCGGGAGCAGTAAAAGCGGTCTGCCTGGCGTTGCTCTTCGGCAAAAGGAGAATCCGCATAGATCGCCTTCGGCGTATCCCCCAATCGCAATGGGAAATTCCAGGTCTCATCCGGACGTGGTCCGGTCTCAAAGCGGATGGTGCTCTCCAGGCGGAAGCGAAACTCGGCCAGATCGATGCCCGCACGGCCGGCAAAGGCGAATCCAGCCAGACGTAAAGCCGGCTCTTCGGCCTCCTTGATCCGCATCAGCTCTTTTTTCCAAACCACCGTCTCGCCCGATGGATGGACACTCTTTTTTTCGATTTGCACCGGAGCTTTTGCCAGATCGGTATGCAGGGCTTCTATGTTCGTGTTCGGATGGTCATAAAAAAACAGGCCGGTCTGTTTCCAACTGCCGCTGAGCGGCCCAAACGTAATGCCGCGAAAGGCGTTGTTCTCGACTCGCCAGGACTGACCATGATCCGGCGTCGATAACTGTTCGAGACGGCCTGAAATAGCCGGGCCATCGGCCTTTTGCAGCTGCACATCGATGCTGCCAAGGGCGGGTAAAGACACCATGATCGGATTGGTAGTTATTCGGCCGCTGTCGCTGCGAAAAGCCGGCGCTACGATCATGTCGGCAGGTGAAAGTCCGGATATCCGATAGGATTGGCCGAGATCAGCCCATTCATCTATTTC
The sequence above is a segment of the bacterium genome. Coding sequences within it:
- a CDS encoding exo-alpha-sialidase — protein: MKNLIPIISLLMHFSCLCGGLAGQDGDHRPTGQNPAPFASQDLFVGGENQVHTYRIPALITTRRGAVIALCDARVDKGNDAPNNIDLVMRTSYDSGRTWSKAKVIADFPGDECAGDASMVVDEQTGTIWLAYDYAVPDPQGYFGRILRIHLIKSEDEGNNWSPPVDMSYLTKGMDFWLQNGPGRGLFANGTIIFPMYACSKGKGTQARLVYSRDHGKTWLLSNGVGDSDVEPQIVVLSKGRIMANTRRPGGYRQVAITADLGNTWLEAYTDSTLIDPGCQASIINYHFGDKSLLVFSNAADREKRQNMVVRTSRDEGKSWPQQISIYAGRVAYSCLTQLPNGNLGLLYEADHYKRIVFVEIPHEAL
- a CDS encoding GxxExxY protein, giving the protein YMKLAKVSVGLLINFNVELLKQGSRRFVL